Proteins encoded together in one Mycolicibacter minnesotensis window:
- a CDS encoding HemK2/MTQ2 family protein methyltransferase: MTIVGLPAARRHRPPRVDGVYVPQADSQLLIETIERTCLAHRASVLDLCTGSGVAAIAAAELGADRVTAFDICSRAVRCARDNARAAGVDIAVRQGPWDDALRYAPFDLVVANPPYVPSPRHGGPVRSAGGPEWSWNGGADGRLVLDPLCHSAAALLGKGGSLLLVQSALAGVGQSLVALRAVGLTAQVAAVRHIPFGPVLSAHAGWLESTGQVPYGCRVEQLVVIRADKP, translated from the coding sequence ATGACCATCGTTGGCCTGCCCGCGGCCCGACGTCACCGGCCGCCGCGCGTAGACGGTGTCTATGTTCCGCAAGCAGATTCCCAGCTGCTCATCGAGACCATCGAACGCACCTGTTTGGCTCACCGCGCCAGCGTGTTGGACCTATGCACCGGCAGCGGCGTCGCGGCTATCGCGGCGGCCGAGCTGGGAGCCGACCGCGTCACCGCGTTCGACATCTGCTCGCGAGCCGTGCGGTGTGCTCGCGACAACGCCCGTGCGGCCGGCGTGGACATCGCAGTCCGGCAGGGCCCATGGGACGACGCACTGCGGTACGCGCCTTTCGACCTGGTGGTAGCTAATCCGCCTTATGTGCCTTCGCCACGCCACGGTGGGCCCGTCCGGTCCGCGGGCGGTCCGGAATGGTCCTGGAATGGCGGAGCGGACGGCCGGCTCGTGCTGGATCCGCTGTGCCACTCTGCGGCAGCGCTGTTGGGCAAAGGGGGCTCCCTGCTACTGGTGCAGTCCGCTCTCGCCGGCGTCGGGCAGTCCCTCGTTGCGCTGCGGGCCGTGGGGCTGACCGCCCAGGTCGCTGCCGTTCGACACATCCCCTTCGGTCCGGTTCTCTCGGCGCACGCCGGCTGGCTGGAATCGACCGGCCAGGTGCCCTACGGCTGTCGGGTGGAACAGCTGGTGGTGATCAGGGCGGACAAGCCATGA